The following coding sequences are from one Carcharodon carcharias isolate sCarCar2 chromosome 11, sCarCar2.pri, whole genome shotgun sequence window:
- the LOC121284065 gene encoding A-kinase anchor protein 17A-like — MAATIVHDTSEAVELFAPQGLFLKPIAKLTLSVSLPQLKQPGKSISNWEVMERLKYMVHPEQFATLRVSKSTMDFVRFEGEVENKNMVKAFLSKLDAKTIKLSGFTDTLKVRAAEVKIDFPTRHDWDSFFRDAKDINETLPGERPDTIHLEGLPCKWFALKNSSSEKPSDFILRKVFETFGEIRNVDIPMLDPYREEMTGKNFHTFSFGGHLNFEAYVQYQEYIGFVKAMDALRGMKLLYKGDDAKAVACSIKVTFDTTKHLSDASIRRRQLERQKLQELELQREEQKRREKEEEERKKEEERKQKELDEQEREKKREEKVRKREQKQKEREERRNMRKLQREEQKRLQEKIALEERKLLLAQRNLQSIRLIAELLSRAKVGKQQELEAREAEAARLHQMEEKRRQQEAELKRVEEEKERVVELQQKEKELREKLLENLKRKEEGESQQSRAEPNLCPRDQVAVNAIVSVCPALGTTTVSAAPAATSQLACTGALAHGKKVSLSQDINGKPDAPERSSSDLDQMQGQRDINNAAVQSACKSAQDEQHVTVLSKSQGCSLQECSSKKGKYQNGPSHEGKELQTNPVKVESNQIQKDLKRAHKSRKSSTSSERSRNWRDSSSDGSCHQREWSRHQGRSRKDSVRHGRDSSREQSRNWRDSSNELSRSRRDMSRERKRHQRNVSKELVRVQKGSSRERSSQRNLSKERSQRRGVSGERNRHRKSSSRERSRHRRDSSRERSHYRDSNKGHSRHRR; from the exons atggctgctacaatAGTACATGATACCTCGGAGGCCGTGGAACTGTTTGCCCCACAGGGTTTATTCCTGAAGCCAATCGCTAAGCTGACTCTTAGCGTGTCCCTTCCTCAGCTGAAACAGCCAGGAAAGTCTATATCAAACtgggaggtgatggagagactcAAGTACATGGTTCACCCTGAGCAGTTCGCTACACTTCGTGTGTCCAAGAGCACGATGGATTTTGTTCGCTTCGAAGGGGAGGTTGAAAACAAGAACATGGTGAAAGCCTTCCTGTCCAAACTGGATGCCAAGACCATTAAACTCAGTGGCTTCACGGACACCTTAAAAGTGCGAGCAGCTGAGGTTAAAATAGACTTCCCGACCCGTCACGATTGGGACTCTTTCTTCCGGGATGCCAAGGACATAAACGAGACTTTACCAGGTGAGAGGCCGGACACCATACATCTGGAGGGGCTGCCATGTAAGTGGtttgccctgaagaactccagttCAGAGAAGCCAAGTGATTTCATCCTGCGCAAGGTGTTTGAAACCTTCGGGGAGATCCGAAACGTGGACATCCCAATGCTGGACCCTTACAGAGAGGAGATGACTGGGAAGAACTTTCACACCTTCAGCTTTGGCGGTCACTTGAACTTTGAAGCATACGTACAGTACCAGGAATACATAGGATTTGTGAAGGCAATGGATGCCCTGAGGGGAATGAAACTGCTGTACAAAGGGGATGATGCCAAGGCCGTGGCCTGCAGCATAAAG GTGACGTTTGACACAACAAAGCACCTGAGTGATGCTTCTATCAGGAGGAGACAGCTGGAGAGACAGAAGCTGCAGGAGCTGGAACTGCAGCGAGAAGAGCAGAAACGccgggagaaagaggaagaggagcGAAAAAAGGAGGAAGAAAG GAAGCAGAAAGAGTTGGATGAGCAGGAGCGAGAGAAGAAGAGGGAAGAAAAGGTCAGAAAGAGGGAACAGAAGCagaaggagcgcgaggagagaaggAATATGCGGAAACTGCAACGGGAGGAGCAGAAAAGGCTGCAGGAGAAAATTGCCCTGGAAGAAAGAAAACTCCTGTTGGCGCAGAGGAACCTACAGTCCATCCGACTTATTGCAGAGCTGCTGAGTAGAGCCAAG GTTGGGaaacagcaggagctggaggcaCGCGAAGCAGAAGCAGCTCGGCTGCACCAGATGGAAGAAAAGCGCCGGCAGCAAGAGGCCGAGCTCAAGCGagtggaggaagagaaagagcgagtggtAGAGCTCCAACAGAAGGAGAAGGAATTGAGggagaaactgctggaaaacctGAAACGAAAGGAAGAAGGTGAGAGCCAGCAGAGCAGAGCGGAGCCAAATTTGTGCCCCAGGGACCAGGTAGCTGTGAATgcaattgtgagtgtgtgtccagCATTGGGAACAACCACTGTCTCTGCTGCACCAGCTGCTACCAGTCAGCTTGCATGCACTGGTGCTCTTGCCCATGGCAAGAAAGTGTCACTCAGTCAGGACATCAATGGAAAGCCAGATGCACCTGAAAGATCCAGCAGTGATTTGGACCAAATGCAGGGACAAAGAGATATTAACAACGCTGCTGTTCAGAGTGCATGCAAGTCTGCCCAGGATGAGCAGCACGTAACTGTGTTATCTAAAAGTCAAGGGTGTTCTCTGCAGGAGTGCAGTAGTAAAAAAGGTAAATACCAAAATGGCCCCAGCCATGAAGGAAAAGAGCTTCAAACCAACCCCGTCAAAGTTGAAAGCAACCAAATCCAGAAGGACTTGAAAAGGGCACACAAATCCCGTAAGAGCAGCACGAGCAGTGAGCGTAGTAGAAACTGGAGGGACTCGAGTagtgatggcagctgccatcaAAGGGAATGGAGCCGGCACCAGGGCCGCTCAAGGAAGGATAGTGTCCGGCACGGTAGGGACTCGAGCAGGGAGCAAAGCCGAAACTGGCGAGACTCCAGCAATGAGCTGAGCCGCAGTCGGCGAGACATGAGCCGCGAGCGGAAGCGGCACCAGAGGAACGTGAGCAAGGAGCTGGTCCGCGTCCAGAAGGGTTCCAGCAGAGAGCGGAGCAGCCAGCGGAATCTGAGCAAGGAGCGGAGCCAGCGGCGGGGGGTGAGTGGCGAGCGGAACCGTCACCGGAAAAGCTCGAGCAGGGAGCGCAGCCGTCATCGTAGGGACTCCAGCAGGGAACGCAGCCATTATAGGGACTCCAACAAAGGACACAGCCGCCATCGGAGGTAG